A window of the Desulfovibrio sp. UIB00 genome harbors these coding sequences:
- a CDS encoding TRIC cation channel family protein produces the protein MAAPLARDGLLGYGAITLNQGEYLAACVSGGIAGIIIGQSSRAWLAFYWLDALGLALGAGIGTVKGVMAGLGPTGSILVGILGGLVGGIARDLCLGDMARAVEEELYATAAAFGGMLALTVMLLTNLDPWQCALCGALLVIALRGVKKVKIV, from the coding sequence ATGGCAGCACCGCTTGCTCGTGATGGGCTGCTCGGCTACGGCGCCATTACCCTCAATCAGGGGGAGTATCTCGCTGCGTGCGTAAGCGGCGGCATTGCCGGTATCATTATAGGGCAAAGCAGCCGGGCCTGGTTGGCCTTTTACTGGTTGGATGCCCTGGGGCTGGCACTTGGGGCTGGCATAGGAACCGTAAAGGGCGTGATGGCCGGGCTTGGCCCTACGGGTAGTATATTGGTTGGAATACTGGGTGGGCTTGTGGGCGGCATTGCTCGAGACCTCTGCCTCGGGGATATGGCCCGTGCCGTGGAGGAAGAACTGTACGCTACGGCAGCCGCCTTTGGCGGTATGCTGGCACTGACCGTGATGCTGTTGACGAATCTGGATCCTTGGCAGTGCGCGCTGTGCGGGGCGCTGCTGGTGATTGCCTTGCGAGGGGTGAAAAAAGTCAAAATCGTCTGA
- the rny gene encoding ribonuclease Y: MDPLFIAALVAAALLGVALGVFAHKRSAAKRVGDAEDLAKRIVAEARKEAQAQKKEILLQGQDDLFNQKRELENEFKEREREVKARERKLEEMGGRLEEKLEKATTREHELLTSEKDLARKERQLAESEMFLQTRIEEQEQRLSEIAGLTADEAKVRLFGEIEAKTRHESARMIRQIEMEARETADRKAKEILCNVIQRYAGDYVNEQTVTAVTLPSEDMKGRIIGREGRNIRALEAATGVDLIIDDTPETVILSAYSPLRRQVAKMALERLIQDGRIHPARIEDIVQKCEQELDTQVREVGEQATFDAGVHGIHPEIVRLLGQLRYRTSFTQNVLQHSLEVSALCGMMAAELGMDVKKAKRAGLLHDIGKAVDHEVEGPHALIGADLAKKYNESQEIIHAIAAHHEDQRPSTALAVLVQAADSISGARPGARKELLENYVKRLEDLEGIATSFDGVSKAYAIQAGREIRVMVNSDMVDDDTTYILCKDIAEKIEKNLTYPGQIRVTVIRERRAVGLAK; this comes from the coding sequence ATGGATCCATTGTTCATTGCAGCGCTTGTAGCTGCGGCGCTGCTGGGGGTTGCGCTGGGGGTGTTTGCGCACAAGCGTTCTGCCGCAAAACGTGTGGGCGACGCCGAAGATCTGGCGAAGCGTATAGTTGCGGAAGCGCGCAAAGAGGCGCAGGCCCAGAAAAAAGAGATATTGCTTCAGGGCCAGGACGATCTGTTCAATCAGAAGCGGGAACTTGAAAACGAATTCAAGGAACGTGAGCGCGAGGTCAAGGCCCGCGAACGCAAACTTGAAGAAATGGGCGGTCGCCTTGAGGAAAAGCTTGAAAAAGCAACCACAAGAGAACATGAACTGCTGACTTCAGAGAAGGATCTGGCCCGCAAGGAACGCCAGCTTGCTGAATCTGAAATGTTTTTGCAGACCCGTATTGAAGAGCAGGAACAGCGGCTTTCTGAAATTGCAGGGCTCACCGCTGATGAGGCAAAGGTCCGGCTTTTTGGCGAAATTGAAGCCAAAACCCGGCACGAATCGGCGCGCATGATCCGCCAGATTGAAATGGAAGCGCGCGAAACTGCCGACCGCAAAGCCAAAGAAATCCTCTGTAATGTCATCCAGCGCTATGCGGGCGACTACGTCAACGAGCAGACCGTGACCGCTGTGACCCTTCCGAGCGAAGACATGAAGGGCCGCATCATCGGGCGCGAAGGTCGCAACATCCGCGCGCTCGAGGCTGCCACAGGTGTGGATCTTATTATAGATGATACGCCTGAAACCGTTATTCTTTCAGCTTACAGCCCCTTGCGCCGCCAGGTTGCCAAAATGGCGCTTGAGCGCTTGATCCAGGATGGTCGCATTCACCCTGCCCGCATTGAAGACATTGTGCAGAAGTGTGAGCAGGAACTGGACACCCAGGTGCGCGAAGTGGGCGAGCAGGCCACTTTTGACGCGGGCGTTCACGGTATCCATCCGGAAATTGTCCGTTTGCTCGGGCAGTTGCGTTACCGTACCTCGTTTACCCAAAACGTGCTCCAGCACTCTCTTGAAGTTTCGGCCTTGTGCGGCATGATGGCCGCCGAGCTCGGCATGGACGTCAAAAAAGCCAAGCGGGCTGGCCTGTTGCACGACATAGGCAAGGCCGTTGACCATGAGGTGGAAGGCCCGCACGCCCTTATCGGCGCCGACCTCGCCAAAAAGTACAACGAAAGCCAGGAGATCATCCACGCCATTGCAGCCCACCATGAAGACCAGCGCCCCTCAACGGCCTTGGCAGTGCTGGTGCAGGCGGCTGACTCCATCTCCGGCGCGCGCCCTGGCGCACGTAAAGAGCTGCTTGAAAACTATGTGAAGCGGCTTGAAGATCTGGAAGGCATTGCCACCAGCTTTGATGGCGTCAGCAAGGCATACGCCATTCAGGCTGGCCGTGAGATTCGCGTTATGGTCAACTCCGACATGGTTGATGACGACACCACGTATATTCTCTGCAAGGATATAGCTGAAAAGATTGAGAAAAATCTGACCTACCCCGGTCAGATCCGTGTGACGGTCATTCGTGAACGCCGGGCAGTGGGGCTGGCCAAGTAG